One Salvelinus sp. IW2-2015 unplaced genomic scaffold, ASM291031v2 Un_scaffold10224, whole genome shotgun sequence genomic window, gCCCCCTGTGGCCCGGGGGTCCCTCTGCAGTTCCCGCCATGTACCCACGGCCCCGCCAGGGTACCACACGGTCCTGGGGAAGAAGGACCCGTCAGGCAAGCTGAAGGCAGAGTTCAGAGAGCCGTTGGTGGGGGACTCTGGGAGGGAGAGCctgggggctgtctcttatacacatctagatgtgtataagagacagagccaTAACAGATGGGATGTATAACCTTTTGACACAAACAAACCATTAACTGCTTATGTACTCGTAAGCAATCTCTCAGGGACTGTGAATTCCCTGTCTAccatccactccctccctcctccaggtgATCCTGATCACCACCCCTACCATCATGTACTTGGGCTTTGCCATGCACAAGATCGCCCGCATGGACGATGTTGAGTACCGGCCTCTTCATCGCGCCGGGAAGAAGAGAATGCCCATCGTGACCCGGGGGGCACAGCGGGACTACGAGGAGGCAGAGGACAACGGAGAGGAGGACCCCATGATCACTGAGGAGATCGAGGTGGAGAAGGACAAAGGGAAGGTGACAGAAGGTAGGGTGAGGGACAGTTTCTCCACACAAACTGGCTCTTTTCATTCACACTGGTTATAAAGTTGTCACCAGGgaaattactttttattttactttaaagCTGTTTATGAATCACACCTTTTCTTTGACTTGCCCTGTGGCATGCTGTCAGTGAGTTAATTTGTCTCTGCCTCATCTCCAGGCTCTGTGAAGAAGCACGACGGTCGGCGGAGGATCGCGCGTGACGGCCTGATGAAGGTGTACGTGTGTTCGCTGATCTCGCGCATCGCCTTCGAGGTGGCCTTCCTGTTAGGCCAGTACGTCCTCTATGGCTTTGAGGTGGCGCACTCCTACGTGTGCATGCGCTCTCCCTGTCCACACATGGTGGACTGCTTCGTCTCGCGGCCCACCGAGAAGACAATCTTCCTCCTGGTTATGTACGTGGTTTCTCTCCTCTGCACCACACTCACCCTCCTGGAGATTCTCCATCTCGGGGTCGGCGGAGTCCGCGACACCCTCCGCGTGCGCGCCAGACgccaccccaccccacctctgCCCCCTGTGGCCCGGGGGTCCCTCTGCAGTTCCCGCCATGTACCCACGGCCCCGCCAGGGTACCACACGGTCCTGGGGAAGAAGGACCCGTCAGGCAAGCTGAAGGCAGAGTTCAGAGAGCCGTTGGTGGGGGACTCTGGGAGGGAGAGCCTGGGGGACGAGGCGTCCAGCAGAGACCTGGAGAGGCTGAGGAAGCACCTGAAGACGGCCCAGCAGCACCTGGACCTGGCCTACCAGAACGAGSAGGGCCAGGGGTCCCCGTCACGGAGCAGCAGTCCCGAGAACAACACCACGgctgcagagcagaacagactcaACTTCGCTCAGGAGAAACAGGCGGCGGCCAGCGAGAAAGGTAAGGAGGTGAACGGGTCAAAAACTGCTGAACGGGTCAAAACAACATGACGGAAGGTTTCTAGCTTCATCAGTCCTAGAAAAAGAGCGATTGAAGAAGGCGCCATATGTATGTTTCAGACATTGTGTTTATTTGAACCTGTTCCAgattccttaagccattttgaatgACTGCCTTACTGTACAGAATGACATAAACCTATATAACCCCACAGTACTGTTTGTTCCCCCATGAAGTAGTAAGAGATCCCTCTATTTCCTGTCTAACATGTTATTCCCTCAGGAGTACATGCCTGAATCCTGCTTAATGCCTGCTCGACTGCCTGCCTGCTTTCTCTTCCAACTGGCCCTCGCGGGATGGGGAAGCACATGGG contains:
- the LOC112079905 gene encoding gap junction gamma-1 protein; protein product: MYLGFAMHKIARMDDVEYRPLHRAGKKRMPIVTRGAQRDYEEAEDNGEEDPMITEEIEVEKDKGKVTEGSVKKHDGRRRIARDGLMKVYVCSLISRIAFEVAFLLGQYVLYGFEVAHSYVCMRSPCPHMVDCFVSRPTEKTIFLLVMYVVSLLCTTLTLLEILHLGVGGVRDTLRVRARRHPTPPLPPVARGSLCSSRHVPTAPPGYHTVLGKKDPSGKLKAEFREPLVGDSGRESLGDEASSRDLERLRKHLKTAQQHLDLAYQNEZGQGSPSRSSSPENNTTAAEQNRLNFAQEKQAAASEKGVHA